A stretch of Sphingomonas sp. G-3-2-10 DNA encodes these proteins:
- a CDS encoding ABC transporter substrate-binding protein, producing the protein MAGKVHLKIAVAEHPHTSAIRSGEIEIEGVDAEFITVKPQIGAFRRMVRDVEFDVCELAPTTYIIARAYGAPFVALPIFVVRRFHHAGMLVRPDAGIRVPKDLEGKRVGVRAYSVTTGVWIRQVFIDEYGLDNSKVTWVVDDEEHVTQLKLPANVIHAPEGTSLAEMIAKGDLQAGVEAAAGIGRTGAPTGGWQEVEANYPDLIPNAAEVEAEYYARTGVYPMHGTIVVKDAVLAEHPWIARSLNDAFTRAKDEWLAKLNSGEATGAGADKYRKLQKIVGADPLPYGIEANRPTIEALEKTAFEQGLTPRRMSMSELFVDPETAPVREEA; encoded by the coding sequence ATGGCCGGCAAAGTTCATCTCAAAATCGCGGTGGCCGAGCACCCGCATACTTCGGCGATCCGCAGCGGCGAGATCGAGATCGAAGGCGTCGATGCTGAGTTCATCACGGTGAAGCCGCAGATCGGCGCGTTCCGACGGATGGTGCGCGATGTCGAGTTCGACGTGTGCGAACTGGCCCCGACGACCTACATCATCGCCCGTGCCTATGGCGCGCCGTTCGTGGCGCTGCCGATCTTCGTGGTGCGCCGGTTCCACCATGCGGGCATGCTGGTGCGGCCCGATGCGGGGATCAGGGTGCCGAAGGATCTGGAAGGCAAACGCGTCGGCGTGCGCGCCTATTCGGTGACCACCGGCGTGTGGATCCGTCAGGTGTTCATCGACGAATATGGCCTCGACAACAGCAAGGTCACCTGGGTGGTCGATGACGAGGAGCATGTGACCCAGCTCAAGCTGCCGGCGAACGTGATCCATGCGCCCGAAGGCACGTCGCTGGCCGAGATGATCGCGAAGGGTGATCTGCAGGCGGGCGTCGAGGCGGCGGCAGGCATCGGGCGCACCGGCGCGCCGACCGGGGGCTGGCAGGAAGTCGAGGCCAATTATCCGGACCTCATTCCGAACGCCGCAGAAGTCGAAGCCGAATATTATGCGCGCACCGGCGTCTATCCGATGCACGGCACGATCGTGGTCAAGGATGCGGTGCTGGCCGAGCATCCGTGGATCGCGCGGTCGCTCAACGACGCCTTCACCCGCGCCAAGGACGAGTGGCTGGCGAAGCTCAATTCGGGCGAAGCGACCGGGGCGGGCGCGGACAAGTATCGCAAGCTGCAGAAGATCGTCGGCGCCGATCCGCTGCCCTATGGCATCGAAGCCAACCGGCCGACGATCGAGGCGCTGGAAAAGACCGCGTTCGAGCAGGGGCTGACCCCCCGCCGCATGTCGATGAGCGAGCTGTTCGTCGATCCCGAAACCGCGCCGGTGCGCGAGGAAGCATGA
- a CDS encoding amidohydrolase family protein: MRQDQEQELSSFIDIHPHVISDDEGRYPPAPLFGKRSDWSQERPSTVETLIAQMDAAGVAKAAVVHSSTTYGFDNSYVVDSCNRYPDRLLAVGSVDVLAPDAPATIRQWAGRGLGGLRVFTGGSTKEFDPSELDDPRAYPAWELLGELGLTMCIQTGPVGLPAVTALARRFPGVPIILDHLGRPDVTDGPPYEQAKSLFELADIESIYLKLTPRIMGDSKKGAATPETLFPALVETFGARRLAWGSNYPTSEGTLAEILATAQDRLATLSDADREWIFGGTALSLYPQLADETRVARAV, translated from the coding sequence GTGAGGCAAGATCAGGAGCAGGAATTGTCATCGTTCATCGACATCCATCCCCACGTCATTTCCGACGATGAGGGCCGCTATCCGCCCGCGCCGCTGTTCGGGAAACGCTCCGACTGGTCGCAGGAGCGGCCGAGCACGGTCGAGACGCTGATCGCGCAGATGGACGCGGCGGGCGTGGCGAAGGCGGCGGTGGTGCACAGCTCGACCACCTATGGCTTCGACAATTCCTATGTCGTCGACAGCTGCAACCGTTATCCGGACCGCCTGCTGGCGGTGGGGTCGGTCGATGTGCTGGCGCCGGATGCTCCCGCGACGATCCGGCAATGGGCCGGCCGGGGGCTGGGCGGGCTGCGCGTGTTCACCGGGGGCAGCACCAAGGAATTCGACCCGAGCGAACTCGACGATCCGCGCGCCTATCCGGCGTGGGAGTTGCTGGGCGAGCTGGGGCTGACCATGTGCATCCAGACCGGGCCGGTGGGCCTGCCGGCCGTTACCGCGCTGGCGAGGCGCTTTCCGGGTGTGCCGATCATCCTCGACCATCTCGGCCGACCCGATGTGACCGATGGGCCGCCCTATGAGCAGGCGAAGAGTCTGTTCGAACTGGCGGACATTGAATCCATCTATCTCAAGCTGACCCCGCGGATCATGGGCGATTCGAAGAAGGGCGCAGCAACGCCGGAGACGTTGTTCCCGGCTTTGGTCGAGACGTTCGGCGCGCGGCGGCTGGCATGGGGGTCGAACTATCCGACCTCGGAAGGCACGCTGGCGGAGATCCTCGCCACCGCGCAGGACCGGCTGGCGACGCTTTCGGACGCCGATCGCGAATGGATTTTCGGCGGGACCGCACTGTCCCTATACCCGCAACTGGCGGACGAGACGCGGGTAGCGCGCGCCGTCTGA
- a CDS encoding LysR family transcriptional regulator, with the protein MTKMDPQGRAESLSFRQLKLFESVGRLNSVRKASEECNLSQPAVTQSLAKLEQQIGVTLLDRRASGSYLNELGEIFHRRAARLFAQIESALVDLGVPGGPAAATVIARRISKSQARSLIAIVETGSFAQAAESLGLSQASLQRAARDLEVNLRKPLYYRTAAGVMVTPAGVEFGRKIRLATQEIEWGIREIEAAQGSFHSQIAIGAMPFGGSVLLASVLDDFVSAHPRADVKIVNESAPEMLKSLRAGAVDFVIGLVQETTADDLTNEALAKTPYTVVCRRGHPLLRKGKIGIEDLLDYDWAVGTPGSSRRACFERLFAGTPNGPKTSIATCSLPVIRHLLARSDRLTLMTTYELMHEDDTLAAIPLGQIEPAPSIGVTMRAGWLPTRLHLDFIELLRKHMTETTVRPLIRKAG; encoded by the coding sequence ATGACGAAGATGGATCCGCAGGGCCGGGCAGAATCCCTCAGCTTCCGCCAGCTCAAGCTGTTCGAAAGCGTCGGTCGCCTGAACAGCGTCCGCAAGGCTTCGGAAGAGTGCAACCTCTCCCAGCCCGCGGTCACCCAGTCGCTCGCCAAGCTCGAGCAGCAGATCGGCGTCACCTTGCTCGATCGCCGCGCCAGCGGCAGCTACCTCAACGAACTGGGCGAGATCTTCCACCGCCGCGCCGCGCGCCTGTTCGCGCAGATCGAAAGCGCGCTGGTCGATCTCGGCGTTCCCGGTGGCCCGGCCGCGGCCACGGTCATCGCCCGCCGCATCTCCAAATCGCAGGCGCGCAGCCTGATCGCCATCGTCGAGACCGGCTCATTCGCCCAGGCCGCGGAATCGCTCGGTCTTTCGCAAGCCTCGCTCCAGCGCGCCGCCCGCGACCTCGAGGTCAATCTGCGCAAGCCGCTCTATTACCGCACCGCCGCCGGCGTGATGGTCACCCCCGCCGGGGTCGAATTCGGCCGCAAGATCCGGCTCGCCACGCAGGAGATCGAGTGGGGAATCCGCGAGATCGAAGCCGCGCAGGGCAGCTTCCACAGCCAGATCGCCATCGGCGCCATGCCCTTCGGCGGCAGCGTCCTGCTCGCCTCGGTGCTCGACGATTTCGTTTCGGCGCATCCGCGGGCCGATGTGAAGATCGTCAACGAGAGCGCGCCGGAGATGCTCAAGAGCCTGCGCGCGGGCGCGGTCGATTTCGTGATCGGACTGGTGCAGGAAACGACCGCCGACGACCTGACCAACGAAGCCCTGGCCAAGACCCCCTACACCGTCGTCTGCCGCCGCGGGCATCCGCTGCTGCGCAAGGGCAAGATCGGGATCGAGGATCTGCTCGACTATGACTGGGCGGTCGGCACGCCCGGATCGAGCCGCCGCGCCTGTTTCGAGCGGCTGTTCGCCGGCACGCCCAACGGCCCCAAGACCTCGATCGCGACCTGCTCGCTGCCGGTCATCCGCCACCTGCTCGCGCGCAGCGACCGGCTTACGCTGATGACGACCTACGAGCTGATGCACGAGGACGATACGCTCGCGGCGATCCCGCTCGGCCAGATCGAGCCCGCTCCGTCGATCGGCGTCACCATGCGCGCGGGGTGGCTGCCCACCCGGCTCCACCTCGACTTCATCGAGCTGCTGCGCAAGCACATGACCGAGACGACGGTGCGCCCGCTGATCCGCAAGGCGGGCTGA
- a CDS encoding protocatechuate 3,4-dioxygenase, with translation MAKIVFGMAVPHSGMLGQKPEDWLTNGERDRKNPELWYRNRTWTYAELEAERGAAFEPFLTLEERTTRATKCRAALDEMAAAYQRANVDVAIILGKDQKEIWPDQSPSITIYTGEDVHNGPPQRPVYAPDHHVVHKAYPEFATYLIKAFQSEGFDLNDLQAWPENVWMEQRQGMKPDYPVVPHAYSFVYHQIMGDNPPPHVPVLFNLFYPPTQPSMARCIEFGRVLREAIEAWPQDVRVAVIASGGLSHFVNDEEFDRDIIGKLAAYDYEGLAAVPDGYYQSGTSEIKIYSIVMMALQQTGAEMTLVDYIPCWRTPAGTGEGMGFMYWDAANQ, from the coding sequence ATGGCGAAGATCGTATTCGGCATGGCCGTGCCGCACAGCGGGATGCTGGGGCAGAAGCCCGAGGACTGGCTGACCAACGGGGAACGCGACCGCAAGAACCCCGAGCTGTGGTACCGCAACCGGACCTGGACCTATGCCGAGCTGGAAGCCGAGCGCGGCGCGGCGTTCGAGCCGTTCCTGACGCTGGAGGAGCGGACCACGCGCGCGACCAAGTGCCGCGCGGCGCTGGACGAGATGGCGGCGGCGTACCAGCGTGCGAACGTCGATGTCGCGATCATCCTGGGCAAGGACCAGAAGGAGATCTGGCCCGACCAGTCGCCGTCGATCACCATCTATACCGGCGAGGACGTGCATAACGGTCCGCCGCAGCGGCCGGTCTATGCGCCGGACCATCATGTGGTGCACAAGGCCTATCCCGAGTTCGCGACCTATCTGATCAAGGCGTTCCAGAGCGAAGGCTTCGACCTGAACGACCTGCAGGCATGGCCCGAAAATGTGTGGATGGAGCAAAGGCAGGGGATGAAGCCGGACTATCCGGTGGTCCCGCACGCCTACAGCTTCGTCTATCACCAGATCATGGGCGACAATCCGCCGCCGCATGTGCCGGTGCTGTTCAACCTGTTCTATCCGCCGACCCAGCCTTCGATGGCGCGCTGCATCGAGTTCGGGCGGGTGCTGCGCGAAGCGATCGAGGCGTGGCCGCAGGATGTGCGCGTGGCGGTGATCGCTTCCGGGGGTCTCTCGCACTTCGTCAATGACGAGGAGTTCGACCGCGATATTATCGGCAAGCTGGCGGCCTATGACTATGAGGGCCTCGCCGCGGTGCCGGACGGCTATTACCAGTCGGGCACGTCCGAGATCAAAATCTACTCGATCGTGATGATGGCGCTGCAACAGACCGGCGCGGAGATGACCCTGGTCGATTACATCCCGTGCTGGCGGACGCCCGCGGGGACCGGGGAAGGCATGGGCTTCATGTATTGGGACGCAGCAAATCAATGA
- a CDS encoding acetolactate synthase large subunit, whose amino-acid sequence MNGAQALVNTLADRGVDICFANPGTSEMHFLAALENPRMKSVLCLFEGVCTGAADGYYRMADKPASTLLHLGPGLANGLANIHNAKRASVGMVNIVGEHSASHLKYDPPLTSDIEGLARPLSHWVRRAESAQSIAWDAATAVAKASEHPGQIATLILPGDTAWQDAGERVLPAPAPSARKAPDAARIDKIAEVLRSGEPALIILANKSTRGRALELAGKVAAGTGCRLGSQFFTARIERGAGRVPLERIPYAVPQGMAFLQGFKHLITVETREPVAFFSYPDKPSLLKAPGTVVHNLSEADEDSEAAFEMLIDALGIGGVAPRLQERIETPPPSGALNPTSIAHALAAALPEHCVFVDESLTTGRESMGLTMGARPHDLINNMGGSIGYGTPVATGAALACPDRRTFCMVGDGSAMYTIQSLWTQAREGLPVTTIIFANNSYAILKAEYANMGAGTPGPQALAMIDIDRPTIDWVAMAKSMGVPGVSVSTAEDFHAAMVRSVDADGPVLIEVKLY is encoded by the coding sequence ATGAACGGCGCCCAAGCACTGGTGAACACGCTGGCCGACCGGGGCGTCGACATTTGCTTCGCCAATCCCGGCACGTCGGAGATGCACTTCCTCGCCGCGCTGGAAAACCCGCGGATGAAGAGCGTGCTGTGCCTGTTCGAAGGCGTCTGCACCGGCGCGGCCGACGGATATTACCGGATGGCGGACAAGCCCGCCTCGACCCTGCTGCACCTTGGCCCCGGCCTCGCCAACGGGCTCGCCAATATCCACAACGCCAAGCGCGCCAGCGTGGGCATGGTCAACATCGTCGGCGAGCATTCGGCGAGCCATCTCAAATATGATCCGCCGCTGACCTCGGACATAGAGGGGCTGGCGCGGCCGCTGAGCCATTGGGTGCGGCGCGCGGAATCGGCGCAGTCGATCGCGTGGGATGCAGCCACGGCGGTAGCCAAGGCAAGCGAGCATCCCGGCCAGATCGCGACGCTGATCCTGCCGGGCGACACCGCGTGGCAGGATGCCGGCGAGCGGGTGCTGCCTGCGCCGGCCCCCTCCGCCCGCAAGGCGCCCGACGCGGCGCGGATCGACAAGATCGCCGAAGTGCTGCGTTCGGGCGAGCCGGCGCTGATCATCCTTGCCAACAAGTCCACGCGCGGCCGGGCGCTCGAGCTGGCGGGCAAGGTCGCGGCGGGCACCGGGTGCCGCCTCGGCAGCCAGTTCTTCACCGCGCGGATCGAGCGGGGCGCGGGGCGCGTGCCGCTGGAGCGGATTCCCTATGCGGTGCCGCAGGGCATGGCCTTCCTCCAGGGCTTCAAACACCTGATCACGGTCGAGACGCGCGAGCCGGTGGCGTTCTTCAGCTACCCGGACAAGCCGAGCCTGCTGAAAGCGCCGGGAACGGTGGTCCACAATTTGTCCGAAGCGGACGAGGACAGCGAAGCGGCATTCGAGATGCTGATCGACGCGCTGGGCATTGGCGGCGTCGCGCCGCGATTGCAGGAGCGGATCGAAACGCCCCCGCCGAGCGGCGCGCTGAACCCTACCAGCATCGCCCATGCACTGGCGGCGGCTTTGCCCGAGCATTGCGTGTTCGTCGATGAATCGCTGACCACCGGCCGGGAGTCGATGGGTCTGACGATGGGTGCGCGGCCGCACGACCTGATCAACAATATGGGCGGATCGATCGGATACGGCACCCCGGTCGCCACCGGTGCGGCGCTGGCCTGCCCCGACCGGCGGACCTTCTGCATGGTTGGCGACGGCAGCGCGATGTACACGATCCAGTCGCTGTGGACGCAGGCGCGCGAAGGGCTGCCCGTCACGACGATCATCTTCGCCAACAACAGCTACGCCATCCTGAAGGCCGAATACGCCAATATGGGCGCGGGCACGCCCGGGCCGCAGGCGCTGGCGATGATCGATATCGACCGCCCGACGATCGACTGGGTCGCGATGGCGAAGAGCATGGGCGTGCCGGGCGTCAGCGTCTCGACCGCCGAGGATTTCCACGCCGCGATGGTCCGTTCGGTCGATGCCGACGGCCCGGTGCTGATCGAAGTGAAGCTTTACTGA
- a CDS encoding aldolase/citrate lyase family protein: MTERLNGIIRALESGKPAFTCFSKVDKLTAQEMTDAPYDGIVFEMEHNPYDVAALGDALQYMLNRKAIAASGSVAPAVTPIARIPANGGEMNQFQAKQVLDRGVYGVITPHVSTVEQAYNMVASCRYAKPKGAALYEPKGVRGDGPATAARYWGLSMQDYYARADVWPLAPHGELLVGMMCESPEAIGNLDDILANVPGIGLVLIGEGDLSQALGYPRQYDHPEVVGAMNRIVEICHKHKVAVGNPHTNAGNVERLIGEGYKFLMSAPSRSYGVVGKGRELAGY; the protein is encoded by the coding sequence ATGACCGAACGACTGAACGGCATCATCCGCGCGCTGGAAAGCGGCAAGCCGGCTTTCACCTGCTTCTCCAAGGTCGACAAGCTGACCGCGCAGGAAATGACCGACGCGCCCTATGACGGGATCGTGTTCGAGATGGAGCATAACCCGTACGACGTCGCGGCGCTGGGGGACGCGCTGCAATATATGCTCAACCGCAAGGCGATCGCGGCCTCGGGTTCGGTCGCCCCGGCGGTGACGCCGATCGCGCGCATCCCCGCCAATGGCGGCGAAATGAATCAGTTTCAGGCCAAGCAGGTGCTGGATCGCGGCGTCTATGGCGTGATCACCCCGCATGTCTCGACCGTCGAGCAGGCGTACAACATGGTCGCTTCGTGCCGCTATGCGAAGCCGAAGGGCGCGGCGCTGTATGAGCCCAAGGGCGTTCGCGGCGACGGGCCGGCGACGGCGGCGCGGTATTGGGGCCTGTCGATGCAGGATTATTATGCCCGGGCCGATGTGTGGCCGCTGGCGCCGCATGGCGAGTTGCTGGTCGGGATGATGTGCGAGAGCCCCGAAGCGATCGGGAATCTGGACGACATCCTCGCCAACGTGCCGGGCATCGGGCTGGTGCTGATCGGCGAAGGCGATCTCAGCCAGGCGCTGGGCTATCCGCGCCAGTATGACCATCCCGAGGTGGTGGGCGCGATGAACCGGATCGTCGAGATCTGCCACAAGCACAAGGTGGCGGTGGGCAATCCGCACACCAATGCCGGCAATGTCGAGCGGCTGATCGGCGAGGGGTATAAATTCCTGATGTCCGCGCCGAGCCGCAGCTATGGCGTGGTGGGCAAGGGGCGCGAACTGGCGGGGTATTGA
- a CDS encoding amidohydrolase family protein, producing MTMIIDCHGHFTTVPKSFRDWRTKQVEFADDPVNAPKVSEGAILTDDQIREGIEGGQLKLQQERGSDLTLFSPIAGLMSHHLGNERTSLEWARVSNDNVKRVTELYPDNFVPVCQLPQSPGAPPANSVPELRRCVEELGFVGVNVNPDPTGGYWTGKPFTDREWYPLFEAMCDLDVPGMVHVAASCNPNFHGTGAHYLNADTSVFMQILQSDLFKDFPTLRLVIPHGGGAVPYHWGRYRGMSLEMMDRPLEGLLDNIFFDTCVYHLPGIELLTKVIPTGNVLFGSEMIGAVRGRDPDTGEYFDDTKKYVDQLPLSPEDKAKIFEGNARRVYPRLDALLKARGL from the coding sequence ATGACCATGATCATCGATTGCCACGGGCATTTCACCACCGTTCCGAAGAGCTTCCGCGACTGGCGGACGAAGCAGGTCGAGTTCGCCGACGATCCGGTCAACGCGCCGAAGGTGAGCGAAGGTGCGATCCTGACCGACGACCAGATCCGCGAGGGGATCGAGGGCGGCCAGTTGAAGCTCCAGCAGGAGCGCGGCAGCGACCTGACCCTGTTCTCGCCGATCGCGGGGCTGATGAGCCATCACCTCGGCAACGAGCGGACCAGCCTGGAATGGGCGCGGGTGTCGAACGACAACGTCAAGCGCGTGACCGAGCTGTATCCGGACAATTTCGTGCCGGTTTGCCAGTTGCCGCAATCGCCCGGCGCGCCGCCCGCGAACTCGGTGCCGGAACTGCGCCGTTGCGTCGAGGAACTGGGGTTCGTCGGGGTCAATGTGAACCCCGATCCGACCGGCGGCTATTGGACCGGCAAGCCGTTCACCGACCGCGAATGGTATCCGCTGTTCGAAGCGATGTGCGATCTCGACGTGCCCGGCATGGTTCACGTCGCGGCCTCGTGCAATCCGAACTTCCACGGAACCGGCGCGCATTATCTGAACGCCGACACCAGCGTATTCATGCAGATCCTCCAGTCGGACCTGTTCAAGGACTTCCCGACGCTGCGGCTGGTGATCCCGCATGGCGGCGGCGCGGTGCCCTATCATTGGGGACGCTATCGCGGGATGAGCCTGGAGATGATGGACCGACCGCTCGAAGGGCTGCTCGACAACATCTTCTTCGATACCTGCGTCTATCACCTGCCCGGCATCGAGCTGTTGACCAAGGTGATCCCGACCGGGAACGTGTTGTTCGGGTCCGAGATGATCGGCGCGGTGCGCGGGCGCGATCCGGACACCGGCGAATATTTCGACGACACCAAGAAATATGTCGACCAGCTGCCGCTCTCGCCCGAGGACAAGGCGAAGATATTCGAAGGCAATGCCCGGCGAGTCTATCCGCGCCTCGATGCGCTGCTGAAAGCGCGGGGACTCTGA
- a CDS encoding phosphate ABC transporter substrate-binding protein, with the protein MTVLKTNLADYPVTKAMKDGRVTSDLVTLDFCGPPQAHNGFKAMIREGAFDCGELAIVTLLQAKIYGKPWVALPIPVNGRFQHHCAGFNREFGHLDPKDIEGKRVGVRSYAQTTGLWIRGILQHEYGVDLDKVTWCKVGEGHLLEYTDPANVEQLPKGSDIGQMMLDGELAATLQGVDLPKDPRVQYLVPEPFEAAKDWYAREGVVCINHMFVVHERLSREQPEVVREIFRMLVESRELTEGGVPAVYPPIGLEANRKGIQLAIDWAYEQKIIPRKVEVDELFDDVTAALGA; encoded by the coding sequence GTGACGGTACTCAAGACCAATCTGGCCGATTATCCGGTGACGAAGGCGATGAAGGACGGGCGAGTCACGTCCGATCTGGTCACGCTCGATTTCTGCGGGCCGCCCCAGGCCCATAACGGCTTCAAGGCGATGATCCGCGAAGGGGCGTTCGACTGCGGCGAACTGGCGATCGTCACGCTGCTTCAGGCGAAGATCTATGGCAAGCCGTGGGTCGCGCTGCCGATCCCGGTCAATGGGCGGTTCCAGCATCATTGCGCGGGGTTCAACCGCGAGTTCGGGCATCTCGATCCCAAGGATATCGAGGGCAAGCGCGTCGGCGTGCGCAGCTATGCGCAGACCACCGGGCTGTGGATCCGCGGTATTCTGCAGCACGAATATGGCGTCGATCTGGACAAGGTGACCTGGTGCAAGGTCGGCGAGGGGCATCTGCTCGAGTACACCGATCCGGCCAATGTCGAGCAGCTGCCCAAGGGTTCGGACATCGGCCAGATGATGCTCGACGGCGAGCTGGCCGCGACGCTGCAGGGCGTCGATCTGCCCAAGGATCCGCGCGTGCAATATCTGGTGCCCGAACCGTTCGAGGCGGCGAAGGACTGGTATGCGCGCGAAGGCGTGGTGTGCATCAATCACATGTTCGTGGTGCATGAGCGCCTGTCGCGCGAGCAGCCGGAGGTGGTGCGCGAGATCTTCCGGATGCTGGTCGAGAGCCGGGAGCTGACCGAAGGCGGCGTGCCGGCCGTCTATCCGCCGATCGGGCTGGAAGCGAACCGCAAGGGAATCCAGCTCGCGATCGACTGGGCGTATGAGCAGAAGATCATCCCGAGGAAGGTCGAAGTGGACGAGCTGTTCGACGATGTGACCGCGGCGCTGGGCGCCTGA
- a CDS encoding MFS transporter: MSEAVAGAPPAAAAESAKAGAAPWGILALLTVGVLIAYFDRTSISSALADKPFVEHFGMTNADRGFVAGAFFWSYMAMQMPMGWLVDRYGVKYTYAVCFALWCLATAATGLMTAVMGLFIMRLIVGLTEAIVTPASYRWIRLNMPETHAGTAVGIFAMGNKIGIAIGAPIAAWLIVTFDWRLMFILSGLAGLIWLVPWMLLVKSDYLKKGEIAAQRRKTGAVTFGSIISSPVIWGAMIVNFCYGYFSFYCMTWMPAYLVDAQGLSLQQSGLYTFFSFAGIAIVAIVAGWAADRIIARGYDPIVTRKVFIVAGFFGASTVLLGAYAHSLEWALFWNVFSLSCLGLATANNLALCKITLIPPPAIGLSVGVQQVAGTASGGVAATLSGWLLHTTGSYDAPMMVIVVFLMIGAAACVVLLRPKWSPKVTQIAD, from the coding sequence ATGAGTGAAGCAGTTGCAGGAGCCCCGCCCGCGGCGGCGGCGGAGTCCGCGAAAGCCGGTGCGGCGCCCTGGGGCATCCTCGCGCTCCTGACGGTGGGCGTGCTGATCGCCTATTTCGACCGGACGAGCATCTCGTCGGCGCTGGCGGACAAGCCGTTCGTCGAGCATTTCGGGATGACCAACGCCGATCGCGGCTTCGTCGCCGGCGCGTTCTTCTGGTCGTACATGGCGATGCAGATGCCGATGGGCTGGCTCGTCGATCGCTATGGCGTGAAATACACCTACGCCGTGTGCTTCGCGCTGTGGTGCCTCGCGACCGCCGCGACCGGTCTGATGACCGCGGTGATGGGCCTGTTCATCATGCGCCTGATCGTGGGGCTGACCGAAGCGATCGTGACGCCGGCCAGCTATCGCTGGATCCGCCTCAACATGCCGGAGACCCATGCGGGCACGGCGGTGGGCATCTTCGCGATGGGCAACAAGATCGGCATCGCCATCGGCGCGCCGATCGCCGCATGGCTGATCGTGACGTTCGACTGGCGGTTGATGTTCATCCTCTCCGGCCTTGCCGGGCTGATCTGGCTGGTGCCGTGGATGCTGCTGGTCAAATCGGACTATCTGAAGAAGGGCGAGATTGCCGCGCAGCGGCGCAAGACGGGCGCGGTGACCTTTGGCAGCATCATCTCTTCGCCCGTCATCTGGGGCGCGATGATCGTCAACTTCTGCTACGGCTATTTCTCGTTCTACTGCATGACCTGGATGCCGGCCTATCTGGTCGATGCGCAGGGCCTCTCGCTCCAGCAATCGGGCCTCTACACCTTCTTCAGCTTTGCCGGGATCGCGATCGTGGCGATCGTCGCGGGCTGGGCGGCGGACCGGATCATCGCGCGCGGATACGATCCGATCGTCACGCGCAAGGTGTTCATCGTCGCGGGCTTTTTCGGGGCGAGCACGGTGTTGCTCGGGGCCTATGCGCACAGCCTGGAATGGGCGCTGTTCTGGAACGTATTCTCGCTCTCGTGCCTCGGCCTTGCGACCGCGAACAACCTGGCCCTGTGCAAGATCACGCTGATCCCGCCGCCCGCGATCGGGCTGTCGGTCGGCGTGCAGCAGGTGGCGGGCACCGCGTCGGGCGGCGTCGCGGCGACCCTGTCCGGCTGGCTGCTCCACACCACCGGCAGCTACGACGCCCCGATGATGGTGATCGTGGTGTTCCTGATGATCGGAGCGGCCGCCTGCGTCGTCCTGCTCCGCCCGAAATGGTCGCCCAAGGTGACCCAGATTGCCGATTGA